The genomic window CGGCATCGGGCCGGAGGCGGTGGCCAGGGTCCGCTCGGCCTACCGTTCGCGGATGACCCTGGCGGCCGCCTCGTACGACGGGAGGCGCGGCCATCCGGTGCTGTTCGGTGCCGACCGGTGGACGGACATCACGGCCGGCGCGGTCGGCGACCAGGGGGCGCGCGCCTATCTGAAGGCGCATCGCGACGCCATCACCCTCGTCGAGTGCTCCGACGTGGCGCAGGCGTACGACATCGACACGGCCGAGGACCTCAGGCACCTCGCGTGAGAGCACCGCGCGCGGCCTGGCACGCCGCGCCATCGGGACCGCATCTCTGTCGACCCGGAGAATCTCGATATCAACAAACCATTGAACTTCCACCATGAGGAAACTAATATCCACTGATCAGAAGCACGCGGCACCGATGCCGCGCCGCTTCCGCACCTGGACGGCACTCACGGCCGCATCCCGGAGCCAGGGCACCCCGTGCCACTTCAGGCGACCCGGCGGCCGTGGGACGTCGCCCGCGCCGCCCCGCTGAAGGAGTGACAGCTCATGTCCGCACCAGCGCCGTCCCCGCTGGCCATCGTCGACGCCGAGCCCCTGCCGAGGCAGGACGAGGTCCTGACCGATGCGGCCCTCGCGTTCGTGGCCGAGCTGCACAGGCAGTTCACGCCCCGGCGTGACGAGCTGCTCGCCCGCCGAGGCGAGCGCCGGGCCGAGATCGCCCGCACCTCCACCCTGGACTTCCTGCCGGAAACGGAAGCGGTCCGCGTGGACGACACCTGGAAGGTCGCCCCGGCCCCGGCCTCGCTGGACGACCGCCGGGTCGAGATCACCGGTCCCACCGACCGCAAGATGACCATCAACGCCCTGAACTCGGGCGCCAAGGTCTGGCTCGCGGACTTCGAGGACGCGTCCGCCCCCACGTGGGAGAACGTGATCACCGGCCAGCTCAACCTGATCGACGCGTACAACCGGAACATCGACTTCACCGACCCGAAGTCGGGCAAGTCCTACGCGCTCAAGCCCGCCGACGAGCTCGCGACCGTCGTCACCCGCCCGCGCGGCTGGCACCTGAACGAGCGCCACCTCCAGCTCGACGGCACCCCGGTGCCGGGCGCCCTGGTCGACTTCGGCCTGTACTTCTTCCACAACGCGCAGCGCCTGATCGACCTCGGCAAGGGCCCGTACTTCTACCTCCCCAAGACGGAGTCCCACCTGGAGGCGCGCCTCTGGAACGACATCTTCGTCTTCGCCCAGGACTACGCCGGCATCCCGCAGGGCACGGTCCGCGCGACCGTCCTGATCGAGACGATCACCGCCGCGTACGAGATGGAGGAGATCCTCTACGAGCTCCGCGACCACGCCTCCGGGCTGAACGCGGGCCGCTGGGACTACCTCTTCTCCATCGTCAAGAACTTCCGTGACGGCGGCTCGAAGTTCGTCCTGCCGGACCGCAACCTGGTCACGATGACCGCCCCGTTCATGCGGGCGTACACCGAACTCCTCGTCCGTACCTGCCACAAGCGCGGCGCGCACGCCATCGGCGGCATGGCCGCCTTCATCCCCTCACGGCGCGACGCCGAGGTGAACAAGGTCGCCTTCGAGAAGGTCAAGGCCGACAAGGACCGCGAGGCGAACGACGGCTTCGACGGCTCCTGGGTGGCCCACCCGGACCTCGTCCCGATCGCCATGGCCTCCTTCGACGCCGTCCTCGGCGACAGCCCGAACCAGAAGGACCGCCTGCGCGAGGACGTCTCCGTGGCGGCCGGCGACCTGATCGCCATCGACACGCTGGACGCGAAGCCCTCGTACGACGGCCTGCGCAACGCGGTCGCGGTCGGCATCCGCTACATCGAGGCGTGGCTGCGGGGCATGGGCGCGGTCGCCATCTTCAACCTGATGGAGGACGCGGCCACCGCCGAGATCTCGCGCTCGCAGATCTGGCAGTGGATCAACGCGGACGTGGTCTTCGAGAACGGCGAGCACGCCACGGCGGACCTGGCCCGCAAGGTCGCGGCCGAGGAACTGGCCGCGATCCGCACGGAGATCGGCGACGAGGCCTTCGACTCCGGCAGGTGGCAGCAGGCCCACGACCTGCTGCTCCAGGTCTCCCTGGACCAGGACTACGCGGACTTCCTGACGCTGCCGGCGTACGAGCAGCTGGGCTGACGCGCGGCCCGGAGCGCCGCACCCCCGCCGGGCGACGGGCGGGGGTGCGGCGTTCCGAAGGACGGGGCGGCCACCCCGGAAAGGACGCACGACCAGGAGTGTACGTTCGTACGCTCTGGCTGTAGGCTCCCCGCATGACTGTCGACGTACTGAGTCGGCCGACCACGGCCGATCGGCATGCCCGTATCGCCGTCGCCGTGCTGTTTTTCACCAACGGCGCCCTGTTCGCCAACCTCCTGCCGCGGTATCCCCAGATCAAGGCGGACCTCGGTCTGAGCAACGCGGCCTACGGGCTGGCCGTCGCCGCCTTCCCCGCCGGGGCGATCGCCGCGGGGCCGGCCGCCGGAGTGGTCGTACGGCGGCTGGGGTCGGCGCGGGCCGCGGTGGCCGGGACCCTTGTGACCGGGGCCGGGATCCTGGCAGCGGGCCTTGCCGACTCCGTCGCCCTGTTCGCCGGGGCCCTGTTCCTGGCCGGCGCGATGGACGCGATCACGGACGTCGCGCAGAATGCCCACGGTCTGCGGGTGCAGCGCCGCTACGGGCGCTCCGTCATCAACTCGTTCCACGCGATCTGGTCCATCGGTGCCGTCACCGGCGGTTCCATGGCCGCGGCGGCCATCGCACTCGGCCTGTCGCGCGGGCAGCATCTGACCCTCTCGGCCGTCGTCTTCGCCGTCGCCGCGTGCGTCGCCCTGCGGTTCTGCCTCTCCGGCCCCGACACCGATCCGGTGTCCGGGTCCACCACCGACGGCATACCGGAACGGGCGGCGGGGGCCGCCGCCCGGGGACGCCGCACCGTGTGGGTGCTGACCGCACTCGTCCTGATCGCCACCGCCGGGACGCTGGTCGAGGACGCGGGCAGCTCCTGGGCGACGCTCTACCTGTCCGGCTCGCTGCACGCGTCGGTGACCCTGGCGGCCTTCGGCTACATCGCCCTGGTGGGGGCGCAGTTCATCGGCCGCAGCATCGGCGACAGGCTCGTCGACCGGTTCGGGCAGCGCACCGTGGCACGGGCCGGGGGGATCGTCGCCGCGGGCGGCATGGGGCTGGCCCTGGCCGTGCCGACGGTATCCGGGACCGTACTCGGCTTCGCGGCGGCCGGGTTCGGCGTGGCGACCCTGGTGCCCGCCGCGATGCACGAGGCCGATGAACTGCCGGGCCTGAAGCCCGGTTCGGGGCTGGCGATCGTGTCATGGCTGATGCGCCTGGGCTTCCTCGCCTCACCGCCGGTCGTCGGTCTGGTCACCGACGCGACAAGCCTCCGGGTGGGGCTGCTCGTGGTCCCGCTCGCCGGACTGCTCGCCTTCCTGTTCTCGGGAGTGCTCCGGAACCGGCGCCGGTAGGCACCGCCCCGTCGGCTTCAGCCCGGCAGCACCACCGTCCGCTGTGCCGAGAAGTCGCCCCAGGTGCCGTCCGGGAGCTTGGGGCGGATCTTGAGCGAGTAGCGGGTGCCGGGCGGGTCGGCGAGAGTGAGCCGGTACGTCGCCCGCCCCGCGGGCGGAGTGCCGCCCCAGACGATCGTGGTCGTCATCCTCCCGTTGAGGAACAGCTGGTACGCGGGAATCGTGCCGCCGGTGTCCGGCTGGTCCCAGGTGAGGTCGACGAGGAACTCCTTGCCGTCCGGCTGCGTCTCGGCCCGCAGGCCGGTGGGCGCCGTGCTCGCGGGGGCGCCGGGAGCGGCCGGGGTGGTGAGGTCGAGGGCGCCGCTGTCCGGGGACGACGTGTCCGCGGCGTCCCGGGCCCGCACGGTGAACGTGTAGACCGTGCCGGGCCGCAGCCCGGTGAGCCGGGCCGTGGTCCGCGTGCCGGAGACGCTGTGGATCCTGGAGTCCTCCTGGTAGATGTCGTACGACGTCACGCCCACGTCGTCGGTGGAGCCGCCCCAGGAGAGCGTGACCGTCCGGCTGCCGTCCGCCCTTCCCCGCAACGCGACGGGTGCCGTGGGGGGTTCCTCGTCGGCGGGGGTCGGAGCGGGCGTGGTGACGGGGACGGCGGCGCTCGGGTCGGAGAGGTTCCCCGCGGCGTCGCGGGCCCGGACCGTGAAGGTGTACGCGGTCGAGGCGGTCAGGCCGTCGACGTCCGTCATCAGCTTCGCGGCGGGCACCGTGGCGACCTTCTCGCCCTCGCGGTAGACGTCGTAGCCGGTGATCCCCTTGTTGTCGGAGGCCCGCTCCCACATGACGTGGGCGGTGGTCGCGCTGCCGGCCTGCGCGGTCACCCCCTGGGGGGCGGTCGGCTTTCCGGTGTCCGCTTCGGCGGACCCCGCGCAGGAGGTGAGCGCGGCTATGAGCAGCGCGGTGGAGCAGGTCAACGCGGTGCGTGCGTGGGGGCGTTGCACGGTGATGCCTTCCATCCGGAGCAATGGTCCAGACCTATATCCCACGGGGACGGGGGTGCGGACAAGAGGGCGGATCGAAACGTTCCACGACACCTGGGGCGAGTTCGCCACGCGAGAGAGGGCCGGAGGCGAATGCGAACGCGCCAGGGCCTCAACCCGGAAGGCCAGGGCGGCAGTTCAGGGCACTCCGACCACCTCTGCCACTGCCGTTCGGGGCGCGGGATGCGTGGGACGTCTCCATGAGAACCACACTTTATTTGCACGTTCAACATGCCTATGGTCTACTTCCCCCCGAACGGAACCCGGAAAATCGTACAATCATGGCGAAACCCTGGCACCGATCGCCCGGGCAGGCCGCACCACGCACCCCTGTGGTCGCGCGCTGCCCGCTTCCCTGTCGCACTGCCAATCCCGGCGCTGCGGCCATGACGGCTTCTGCATGGATGCGCTCACGCGCGTCGACTACTGATTGAGGACAAGCACACACATGACTGGCACGTCCAGGCGGTCCATTCTGGGCATGGCCGGCTTCACTACGGCAGCCGTCGCCGTAGCCGGAACCGGCATCCTCCGCTCGAACGACTCCGGCGACGACGCGGTGCTGGCAGCCAGCGTCCTCCCGGGCGTGAGCGAGCCGACACACTCCACGCTGGCCCCGTTCACGGACCCGCTGCGGATCCCTCCCACGCTGAGGCCCGGGAAGAAGGGCGTCACGGAGATCGATCTCGTCGAGGCCCGTCTCCGCCTGCACTCGCAGATGCCCACCACCCGTCTGTGGACCTACAAGGGACACTTCCCCGGCCCCACGATCGAGGCGCGCCGCGGGCACACGTTCCGGATCGCCTGGAACAACAGGCTGGCCGGCACCACGCCCGTGAAGGCCGTCTGGGTGCACGGCGAGGGCCCCGGCCCCGGCCTCCTGCCCTACAACCGCCCGGGAACCGAGGGCGCGTACCCGCGCCCCGAGGTCGACAAGCTCACCGCGTGGACGACGGTGCACCTGCACGGCGGACACCAGAACGCCATCAACGACGGCGCGGCCGAGTACGGAGTCGGCCCCGGCTCCACACAGTTGGCCGAGTACGCCAACGACCAGGCGGCGACGCACCTCTTCTACCACGATCACGCCATGGCGGTGACCGCGCTCAACGTGGCGGCGGGCCTCGTGGGCAACTACATCGTCCGCGACAAGGAGGAGTCCCGACTGGACCTGCCCAGCGGTGACTACGAGATCCCGCTGGCGATCCAGGACGTCAACTTCGACACGGACACGAAGGGACGGCTCAACGGGCAGGTCGTCTTCAAGCGGATCATCGGCGGGTCCGGCGCCCCCGAACCCGGCACGCTGCCGTCGGCGCTGTCCGTCCTCGCTCCCTTCACCCTGGTCAACGGCGTCGTCTGGCCGCACCTCGAAGTGGAGGCCCGCGCCTACCGCTTCCGCGCCGTCAACACATCGGACACCCGGATCTACCGGCTCGTCGTCGTCGACGAGGAGACCGGGAAGGCCGTCCCCGGCGCCATGAAGCTGATCGGCACCGACATGGGTCTCCTCGGGAAGCCGCAGACCGTCGAGGAGGCGATCTCCCTCTCCCCCGCCGAGCGCGCGGACGTCGTGATCGACTTCGCCGCCTTCCCCGGAAAGCGGCTCAAGCTCGTCAACACCATCGCGGGACAGCAGCCCGGAGCGCCCCTTCCGGACTTCGCCATCCCCTACCCCGAAGTCATGCAGTTCCGCGTCAGCAAGAAGCGACACGCGCCGACCCCTCTTCCGACAACGTTGTCAGGATCGTTCCGCAAGCTCAAGGCATCCGACATCCCGTCGAATGCCACCGAGCGGTTCGTCATGACGGCCTTCGACAGGACCGGCGGGATGCCGCAGCTCTGGGAGATGCAGGAGGTGGCGTCGGACACGCCGTCCGAGGACGGCATCGTGCAGATCGTGATGGCGGGCAGGACCCGGACGCTGCGCCGTACGGCCGCCATGTTCGAGGACACCACCACCTTCTTCGCGGCCGCGGGCACCTGGGAGAAGTGGCACTTCATCAGCGC from Streptomyces sp. NBC_01341 includes these protein-coding regions:
- the aceB gene encoding malate synthase A, whose protein sequence is MSAPAPSPLAIVDAEPLPRQDEVLTDAALAFVAELHRQFTPRRDELLARRGERRAEIARTSTLDFLPETEAVRVDDTWKVAPAPASLDDRRVEITGPTDRKMTINALNSGAKVWLADFEDASAPTWENVITGQLNLIDAYNRNIDFTDPKSGKSYALKPADELATVVTRPRGWHLNERHLQLDGTPVPGALVDFGLYFFHNAQRLIDLGKGPYFYLPKTESHLEARLWNDIFVFAQDYAGIPQGTVRATVLIETITAAYEMEEILYELRDHASGLNAGRWDYLFSIVKNFRDGGSKFVLPDRNLVTMTAPFMRAYTELLVRTCHKRGAHAIGGMAAFIPSRRDAEVNKVAFEKVKADKDREANDGFDGSWVAHPDLVPIAMASFDAVLGDSPNQKDRLREDVSVAAGDLIAIDTLDAKPSYDGLRNAVAVGIRYIEAWLRGMGAVAIFNLMEDAATAEISRSQIWQWINADVVFENGEHATADLARKVAAEELAAIRTEIGDEAFDSGRWQQAHDLLLQVSLDQDYADFLTLPAYEQLG
- a CDS encoding MFS transporter, yielding MTVDVLSRPTTADRHARIAVAVLFFTNGALFANLLPRYPQIKADLGLSNAAYGLAVAAFPAGAIAAGPAAGVVVRRLGSARAAVAGTLVTGAGILAAGLADSVALFAGALFLAGAMDAITDVAQNAHGLRVQRRYGRSVINSFHAIWSIGAVTGGSMAAAAIALGLSRGQHLTLSAVVFAVAACVALRFCLSGPDTDPVSGSTTDGIPERAAGAAARGRRTVWVLTALVLIATAGTLVEDAGSSWATLYLSGSLHASVTLAAFGYIALVGAQFIGRSIGDRLVDRFGQRTVARAGGIVAAGGMGLALAVPTVSGTVLGFAAAGFGVATLVPAAMHEADELPGLKPGSGLAIVSWLMRLGFLASPPVVGLVTDATSLRVGLLVVPLAGLLAFLFSGVLRNRRR
- a CDS encoding fibronectin type III domain-containing protein, translating into MEGITVQRPHARTALTCSTALLIAALTSCAGSAEADTGKPTAPQGVTAQAGSATTAHVMWERASDNKGITGYDVYREGEKVATVPAAKLMTDVDGLTASTAYTFTVRARDAAGNLSDPSAAVPVTTPAPTPADEEPPTAPVALRGRADGSRTVTLSWGGSTDDVGVTSYDIYQEDSRIHSVSGTRTTARLTGLRPGTVYTFTVRARDAADTSSPDSGALDLTTPAAPGAPASTAPTGLRAETQPDGKEFLVDLTWDQPDTGGTIPAYQLFLNGRMTTTIVWGGTPPAGRATYRLTLADPPGTRYSLKIRPKLPDGTWGDFSAQRTVVLPG
- a CDS encoding multicopper oxidase family protein — its product is MTGTSRRSILGMAGFTTAAVAVAGTGILRSNDSGDDAVLAASVLPGVSEPTHSTLAPFTDPLRIPPTLRPGKKGVTEIDLVEARLRLHSQMPTTRLWTYKGHFPGPTIEARRGHTFRIAWNNRLAGTTPVKAVWVHGEGPGPGLLPYNRPGTEGAYPRPEVDKLTAWTTVHLHGGHQNAINDGAAEYGVGPGSTQLAEYANDQAATHLFYHDHAMAVTALNVAAGLVGNYIVRDKEESRLDLPSGDYEIPLAIQDVNFDTDTKGRLNGQVVFKRIIGGSGAPEPGTLPSALSVLAPFTLVNGVVWPHLEVEARAYRFRAVNTSDTRIYRLVVVDEETGKAVPGAMKLIGTDMGLLGKPQTVEEAISLSPAERADVVIDFAAFPGKRLKLVNTIAGQQPGAPLPDFAIPYPEVMQFRVSKKRHAPTPLPTTLSGSFRKLKASDIPSNATERFVMTAFDRTGGMPQLWEMQEVASDTPSEDGIVQIVMAGRTRTLRRTAAMFEDTTTFFAAAGTWEKWHFISAGPAELPIYHPMHIHLMNFQVIDRRAVDGSGLDVSAGRTKKPLTLGAPMPVAPEESGWKDTITVTANSLVTVAGRLADQTGKVMYHCHIMSHEDEGMMRPFVIMPPAIHEIHAMSMAMNGAMGTSGTKGMHSGMTM